One window of Candidatus Caldatribacterium sp. genomic DNA carries:
- a CDS encoding Gfo/Idh/MocA family oxidoreductase, with the protein MSEKVGFVAMGEVKGVGGEIPEIGIGMLGYAFMGKAHTNAYKKYPYIFWPPVAFPKLVAICGRNEAAVREAMLRYGYKKYYTNWREMIQDPEVQILDNGGPNSLHLEPSVEALKAGKHVFCEKPLAGTAEEAKIMWEAAKNSKAKAMVCFNYRFVPALRLARDLIASGELGEIYHFRARYLQEWIMDPNFPAVWRLDKNVAGSGALGDLGSHIIDLARFLVGEIAAVSAVTRTFIKERPAPDDPSKKVPVTVDDAFAAVVEFANGAIGTLEASRFCAGRKNHQVIEINGSKGTIVFNLERLNELEVYRVGEEPKVLQGFHNVLVTESYHPFWENWWPHGHIIGWEHTFVHAIAHFLEAIVKGKEIAPYGATFEDGYRCAVVCDAILRSAVSGKREEIRYE; encoded by the coding sequence ATGAGCGAAAAGGTTGGCTTTGTGGCAATGGGAGAGGTCAAGGGTGTGGGGGGAGAGATTCCGGAGATTGGCATCGGAATGCTTGGGTACGCCTTCATGGGTAAGGCACATACTAATGCGTATAAGAAGTACCCTTACATTTTCTGGCCCCCCGTGGCTTTTCCGAAGCTCGTTGCCATCTGCGGCCGGAACGAAGCTGCAGTCCGGGAAGCCATGCTCCGTTACGGCTACAAGAAGTACTACACGAACTGGAGGGAAATGATTCAGGATCCAGAAGTGCAAATCCTTGACAATGGGGGACCAAATTCCCTCCACCTTGAGCCCTCAGTCGAGGCTCTGAAAGCAGGAAAACACGTTTTTTGTGAGAAACCCCTTGCAGGAACTGCGGAAGAAGCAAAAATCATGTGGGAGGCGGCGAAAAACTCAAAGGCCAAAGCCATGGTCTGCTTCAACTATCGCTTTGTTCCTGCGCTGCGACTTGCCCGGGATCTCATTGCTTCAGGAGAACTCGGCGAAATCTACCACTTTCGAGCTCGGTACCTCCAGGAGTGGATTATGGACCCGAACTTCCCGGCCGTATGGCGTCTTGACAAAAATGTCGCTGGTTCCGGAGCATTAGGGGATCTCGGCTCCCACATCATTGACCTTGCTCGGTTCCTTGTGGGAGAAATTGCTGCGGTAAGTGCTGTGACCAGGACTTTCATTAAGGAGCGCCCTGCGCCAGACGATCCCTCAAAGAAAGTCCCGGTAACGGTGGATGATGCTTTCGCTGCGGTTGTGGAGTTCGCCAATGGAGCGATTGGGACTCTTGAAGCCTCCCGCTTTTGCGCAGGACGGAAGAACCACCAGGTTATCGAAATCAATGGCTCTAAGGGAACCATTGTCTTCAACCTTGAGCGTCTCAACGAGCTTGAGGTGTACCGCGTGGGTGAGGAACCAAAGGTTCTCCAGGGCTTCCACAACGTCCTTGTAACGGAGAGTTACCATCCTTTCTGGGAGAACTGGTGGCCTCACGGGCATATCATTGGTTGGGAACATACCTTTGTCCATGCCATTGCCCACTTCCTTGAAGCCATTGTCAAAGGGAAAGAAATCGCTCCCTATGGGGCAACTTTCGAAGACGGGTACCGCTGCGCTGTCGTTTGTGACGCTATTCTGCGCTCTGCAGTCTCTGGAAAACGAGAAGAAATCCGCTATGAATAG
- the malQ gene encoding 4-alpha-glucanotransferase: MTWKDSLKALAAEYGIASEYWSIRGTRVEVPQETLVALLGAMGVGDFSLEGLRRNLREAKERRKALAFLTHVLWKRKKKLVLPSGIGAGEAFVLNEDGEVISSFPFSPPALEVVLPEDSPWGYYTLLLSPKGGPEITSLLVFSPHEAYLEDQKIWGVHGALFAVATERSQGIGDLKDLEKLCNIVLELGGKFFGLLPLHLTAKRAPGGASPYLPLSRLLFDPIYLPLEEVSALFPGLSVPVPRDFGDTEDLVDYERVWQRKDSFLRSVFRAFWEKRNGTFAALWNDFQEFTNREKDWLFPSSLYLAIALEKGSNWQKWPLPLQKREERALALFAQEHEYEVLYFSFLQWLMHGFLKRLTAKERILCFDLPVGCAPSGIESWLSQDKMVFSCTVGAPPDDFSPEGQNWGFHPFSPLRMEETRYTDFIALLRMNMRFARFLRLDHIMGLKRLFWIPEGKKAPEGTYVEYPFRKLLAILTLESVRNRITIIGEDLGTVPRFLRSVLRRSSILSTRVFYFERDEHAPRPPEKYPKRSYATLNTHDMPPLAAFLKGDDITTRLALRILTPEEASFLLADREEFIRACFEKLKEWGFLREDGMLPALFRFLVATPSLVVSISIDDLLGSAKQLNLPGTTWEYPNWRHRIFLEPEDFEKRLSYLASLFDLGRRNTGEVREHF, encoded by the coding sequence ATGACCTGGAAGGACAGCTTGAAAGCCCTTGCTGCAGAGTACGGCATCGCTTCGGAGTACTGGAGCATCAGGGGAACCCGTGTGGAGGTTCCTCAAGAGACCCTTGTTGCTCTCCTTGGGGCTATGGGGGTCGGGGATTTCTCTCTTGAGGGGTTACGTAGAAACCTCAGAGAGGCTAAGGAGAGAAGGAAAGCCCTTGCCTTTTTGACCCATGTTCTATGGAAGAGGAAGAAAAAACTTGTCCTTCCTTCGGGAATAGGAGCCGGTGAGGCTTTTGTCCTTAATGAAGACGGAGAGGTGATTTCCTCCTTCCCCTTTTCCCCTCCTGCCTTAGAGGTGGTGCTCCCGGAAGACTCCCCATGGGGATACTACACCCTCCTTCTCTCCCCAAAAGGAGGTCCAGAAATTACATCACTCCTTGTCTTCTCGCCTCATGAAGCCTATCTTGAGGACCAGAAAATCTGGGGGGTCCATGGAGCGCTCTTTGCGGTGGCGACAGAGCGAAGCCAAGGCATCGGAGACCTCAAGGATCTCGAAAAACTCTGCAACATTGTCCTTGAGCTCGGGGGGAAATTCTTCGGGCTTCTTCCCTTACATCTTACGGCAAAGAGAGCTCCCGGGGGAGCGAGCCCTTACCTGCCGCTTTCCCGTCTCCTCTTTGACCCCATTTACCTGCCTCTTGAGGAGGTCTCTGCCCTTTTCCCAGGGCTTTCTGTTCCGGTTCCCCGAGATTTTGGGGATACCGAGGACCTTGTCGATTACGAAAGAGTCTGGCAGAGAAAGGATTCTTTCCTGCGAAGCGTCTTTCGGGCCTTTTGGGAAAAGAGGAATGGGACATTTGCTGCTTTATGGAACGATTTCCAAGAATTCACGAATCGCGAGAAGGACTGGCTCTTTCCCTCTTCACTCTACCTTGCTATTGCTTTAGAGAAAGGCTCAAACTGGCAAAAATGGCCCTTACCCCTTCAGAAGAGAGAGGAAAGAGCTCTTGCGCTTTTTGCTCAAGAGCATGAGTACGAGGTTCTCTACTTCTCCTTCCTTCAGTGGCTCATGCATGGTTTCCTCAAGAGGCTCACTGCGAAAGAACGCATTCTCTGTTTTGACCTTCCCGTGGGATGTGCTCCTTCGGGGATTGAAAGCTGGCTTTCCCAAGACAAAATGGTCTTCTCGTGTACCGTGGGAGCACCTCCTGATGACTTTTCTCCAGAGGGGCAGAACTGGGGGTTCCACCCCTTCTCCCCGCTACGCATGGAAGAAACCCGCTACACAGATTTCATCGCGCTTCTTCGCATGAACATGCGCTTTGCCCGCTTTCTTCGGCTCGACCACATTATGGGCCTGAAGAGACTTTTCTGGATCCCTGAAGGGAAGAAGGCTCCCGAAGGAACCTACGTAGAGTACCCATTCCGGAAGCTTCTTGCCATTTTGACCCTTGAGAGCGTGCGGAACAGGATCACCATCATTGGAGAGGATTTGGGAACCGTCCCACGTTTCCTGAGAAGTGTCCTCAGGAGATCTTCGATTCTCTCAACCCGGGTATTCTACTTTGAACGGGATGAACATGCGCCGCGTCCCCCCGAAAAATACCCCAAAAGGAGTTACGCCACTCTCAACACTCATGACATGCCTCCCCTTGCGGCATTCCTCAAGGGGGATGATATCACCACGCGGTTGGCCCTTCGTATTCTCACCCCGGAGGAGGCGTCCTTTCTCCTTGCGGATCGAGAAGAGTTCATCAGAGCGTGTTTTGAGAAGCTGAAAGAATGGGGTTTTCTCAGAGAAGATGGCATGCTTCCTGCTCTTTTCCGGTTCCTCGTCGCCACCCCTTCTCTTGTAGTTTCAATAAGTATCGATGACCTCCTTGGAAGCGCAAAGCAACTCAACCTTCCTGGCACCACCTGGGAGTACCCGAATTGGCGCCATCGAATCTTTTTGGAGCCAGAGGACTTTGAAAAGCGACTCTCCTACCTTGCATCTCTCTTTGACCTTGGGAGGAGGAATACCGGTGAAGTTCGGGAACACTTTTGA
- the mnmG gene encoding tRNA uridine-5-carboxymethylaminomethyl(34) synthesis enzyme MnmG, with protein MKFGNTFDVIVVGGGHAGCEAACASAKMGLRTLLVTHSIHHIALMPCNPAIGGPGKGHVVREVDALGGLMAKVTDECTIHIKRVNTGKGQAVQTLRAQTKRDMYSLVMRKFLEALPNLSFFQGEVEDILLNKDGSVRGVRVQYGTEFYAKAVVLCTGTFLNGVIRIGELAYPAGRHGEFPATRLSAALRRTGLELGRLNTCTPPRLDRRTIDFSRMEEQKSDEEPLCFSYDGIPRVYEGQSVFITRTTKETCDIIKANFHCAPLLYTLAESSPVRECPSIEDKVFRFPDREQHLIFIEPEGEDTNEVYAQGLFTSLPEEVQWLIVRSIPGLEKAHIIRPGYGIEYDYVLPTQLKPSLECKKIPGLFLAGQINGTSGYEEAAGQGILAGINAGRYVQGKPPLVLRRDESYIGVMVDDLVTKGVVEPYRLRPGKVEYRLYIRHDNAHYRLSRYAYEVGTISRERYLRIAEEERAIAREIERLQQTTVYPTPELNALLEKKGMPPLKEATKLSALLARPHISYRDLAPFDPNRPSLPPQVVEEVEIEVKYKGYIERQKRQIEEFRRLEEKTIPEDFDFSQVKGLSREAQERMAEIRPRTLGQASRIPGVTPSDIMVLLAYLDRGRRS; from the coding sequence GTGAAGTTCGGGAACACTTTTGACGTCATTGTTGTTGGCGGAGGACATGCCGGGTGCGAAGCTGCCTGCGCTTCTGCAAAAATGGGTCTTCGAACCCTTCTTGTCACTCACTCCATCCACCACATTGCCCTCATGCCCTGTAATCCGGCTATTGGCGGCCCTGGGAAGGGTCATGTCGTTCGAGAGGTTGACGCCTTGGGGGGTCTCATGGCCAAGGTTACGGACGAATGCACCATCCACATAAAACGGGTGAACACAGGAAAAGGACAGGCCGTACAGACGCTCCGCGCACAGACAAAGCGTGATATGTACAGCCTGGTGATGCGGAAATTCCTCGAAGCCCTTCCAAATCTTTCCTTCTTCCAAGGAGAGGTTGAGGATATTCTCCTCAACAAGGATGGGTCCGTCCGAGGGGTCCGAGTGCAGTACGGCACAGAGTTCTACGCAAAGGCGGTTGTTCTCTGCACGGGAACGTTCCTCAACGGGGTCATTCGCATCGGGGAGCTCGCGTACCCTGCCGGTCGCCACGGGGAATTTCCTGCAACTCGCCTGAGCGCAGCCCTCCGTAGGACCGGGCTTGAGTTAGGAAGGCTCAATACCTGTACTCCTCCGCGGCTTGACCGAAGGACCATCGATTTCTCCCGAATGGAAGAACAGAAAAGCGATGAAGAACCTCTCTGTTTCTCCTACGATGGAATCCCCCGGGTTTACGAAGGTCAGTCGGTTTTCATCACAAGGACGACAAAAGAGACTTGCGACATCATCAAGGCCAATTTCCATTGCGCCCCTCTCCTCTACACTCTTGCTGAAAGTTCTCCGGTTCGGGAATGTCCGTCCATTGAGGACAAGGTTTTTCGGTTCCCCGACCGGGAACAGCACCTCATCTTCATCGAACCTGAGGGAGAGGATACAAATGAAGTCTATGCCCAGGGACTCTTCACCTCTCTCCCTGAGGAAGTCCAATGGCTGATCGTTCGGTCCATTCCCGGCCTTGAGAAAGCCCATATCATCCGCCCCGGGTACGGTATCGAGTACGACTACGTGCTTCCAACGCAACTCAAACCATCCCTTGAGTGCAAAAAAATTCCAGGCCTTTTCCTGGCAGGACAGATCAACGGAACCTCCGGGTATGAAGAAGCGGCAGGACAGGGGATTCTTGCGGGTATTAACGCTGGAAGGTACGTTCAGGGGAAGCCGCCGCTTGTTCTCCGACGGGACGAGAGCTACATAGGGGTCATGGTGGACGACCTTGTGACGAAGGGCGTTGTTGAGCCATACCGCCTCCGGCCAGGGAAGGTTGAGTACAGACTGTACATCCGTCACGACAACGCCCATTACCGCCTTTCCCGTTACGCGTACGAGGTGGGGACAATCTCACGAGAGCGGTACTTGAGGATAGCCGAGGAGGAAAGGGCAATTGCTCGGGAGATAGAACGGCTCCAGCAAACCACCGTGTACCCAACTCCGGAGCTTAACGCCCTTCTTGAGAAAAAAGGTATGCCTCCTCTCAAAGAAGCCACAAAGCTTTCTGCTCTCCTTGCGCGTCCTCACATCTCCTACAGGGACCTTGCTCCCTTTGACCCGAATCGGCCCTCCTTACCTCCTCAGGTGGTGGAGGAAGTGGAAATCGAAGTCAAGTACAAAGGCTACATAGAGAGACAAAAGCGCCAGATTGAGGAATTTCGCCGACTTGAGGAAAAAACCATCCCCGAGGATTTCGACTTTTCACAGGTGAAGGGTCTCTCCCGGGAGGCTCAGGAACGAATGGCAGAAATCCGTCCCCGCACCCTTGGGCAGGCGTCTCGAATCCCGGGAGTCACCCCTTCGGATATCATGGTACTTCTTGCCTATCTCGACCGAGGAAGGAGGAGTTAA